A region from the Clavibacter sp. A6099 genome encodes:
- a CDS encoding CHY zinc finger protein, with amino-acid sequence MTTLADHRTSVEAAPVGGPAMESPAIPRDTTTDVDAVVVRGPAIDAETRCVHYGSALDVVALRAPCCDAWYPCHLCHADVADHPLEVILRSAHHLPAALCGVCRATMSVPEYLAADACPSCGAAFNPGCAAHAHLYFAP; translated from the coding sequence GTGACCACCTTGGCCGATCACCGCACCTCCGTCGAGGCCGCTCCCGTCGGCGGACCGGCGATGGAGTCCCCTGCCATCCCCCGGGACACGACCACGGACGTCGATGCCGTCGTCGTCCGCGGCCCGGCGATCGACGCCGAGACCCGCTGCGTCCACTACGGCTCCGCGCTCGACGTGGTCGCCCTCCGCGCTCCGTGCTGCGACGCGTGGTACCCGTGCCACCTCTGCCACGCGGACGTCGCCGACCACCCGCTGGAAGTGATCCTCCGCTCGGCCCACCACCTGCCGGCCGCGCTCTGCGGCGTCTGCCGCGCCACGATGTCCGTGCCCGAGTACCTCGCGGCGGACGCCTGCCCGAGCTGCGGCGCCGCGTTCAACCCCGGCTGTGCTGCGCACGCTCACCTCTACTTCGCGCCCTGA